Proteins from one Sabethes cyaneus chromosome 2, idSabCyanKW18_F2, whole genome shotgun sequence genomic window:
- the LOC128736869 gene encoding general odorant-binding protein 67-like produces MRTCLVLLFVLHLTASALAQTQCYPPPNDKNPRECCAIPNVMPPREQFAACMQKFPPPPPSASPPAPGTPPPGANCIAECILTQQGAISNGAINKDAVATQLVSLVGSSTDWQTLVKSSVDTCYSQVSSLGSQKDSNGCSSAAGAFLECLPTNMFKNCPASSWTANAECEQQKAFLSKGCSIMALMKHPHH; encoded by the exons ATGAGAACTTGCTTGGTGCTGTTGTTCGTGTTGCACCTAACTGCATCG GCTTTGGCGCAAACGCAATGTTACCCCCCTCCGAACGATAAGAACCCGAGGGAATGCTGTGCAATCCCGAATGTTATGCCGCCGAGAGAGCAATTCGCAGCATGTATGCAGAAATTCCCACCGCCACCACCGTCGGCTTCACCACCAGCTCCCGGAACTCCACCTCCTGGTGCTAAT TGTATTGCTGAGTGTATTTTAACACAACAGGGTGCCATTTCAAATGGAGCGATCAACAAAGATGCTGTTGCAACTCAACTGGTCTCCTTAGTTGGATCATCCACCGATTGGCAGACATTAGTCAAAAGTTCAGTTGATACGTGCTATTCGCAAGTATCCTCACTAGGATCGCAAAAGGACAGCAATGGATGTAGTTCAGCTGCTGGAGCTTTTCTTGAATGTCTTCCAACCAACATGTTTAAG AATTGTCCCGCTTCTTCATGGACTGCTAATGCCGAATGTGAGCAACAGAAAGCTTTTCTGTCTAAAGGATGTTCAATAATGGCATTGATGAAACATCCACATCACTaa
- the LOC128736868 gene encoding general odorant-binding protein 68, producing MNSFPQLLIVLLSTIFVEVSCCTFPTILEKKSMEECWNEQKSLNVSDPAKHCKALECFFKKNNALKSDLSLDKDATETYLNNQLKDNVEWLKLVKQIAVDQCLVNIEKDYTKMMDFFKTNNMELPEPGTCSMKPMLMSICVMAKGFAHCPENHWNKGSTCDEWKKYLENCTNNIENTLEFYKQLDKAQ from the exons ATGAATTCCTTCCCGCAACTATTGATCGTGTTGCTTAGCACCATTTTTGTTGAGGTA TCATGTTGCACTTTTCCTACGATTCTGGAAAAAAAGTCCATGGAAGAATGTTGGAATGAACAAAAATCGTTGAACGTATCTGATCCAGCCAAACATTGC AAAGCCTTGGAATGCTTCTTCAAGAAAAATAATGCACTCAAATCGGATTTATCACTCGACAAAGATGCCACTGAAACTTATCTGAACAACCAATTAAAGGACAACGTGGAATGGCTAAAATTAGTTAAACAAATTGCCGTAGACCAATGTCTGGTGAATATTGAAAAAGATTATACTAAAATGATGGACTTTTTCAAAACGAACAACATGGAACTGCCCGAACCAGGAACGTGCTCCATGAAACCTATGTTGATGAGCATCTGCGTTATGGCGAAAGGTTTTGCG CATTGTCCAGAGAATCATTGGAACAAAG GTTCAACTTGTGATGAGTGGAAAAAATATCTAGAAAACTGCACTAACAACATTGAAAATACATTGGAATTCTACAAACAGCTCGACAAAGCTCAGTAA